Proteins from a genomic interval of Pseudomonas versuta:
- the dsbG gene encoding thiol:disulfide interchange protein DsbG produces MFNRKLLNLSVTTLLGAALLQSPLLHAEEWPAPIKKIEAKGAKIIGSFDAPSGMHGYAAQYQNRGMALYLTPDGKNVLVGNLYDANGNDLSLAPLQKLVYEPMAKQVWANMEKSNWIADGKKDAPRIVYLFSDPNCPYCNMFWEQARPWVDSGKVQLRHIMVGIIREDSPAKSAALLAAKDPQQALHEHEQAGKASKLKPLTKIPADVQAKLDANAQLMTDLDVSATPAIFYLDEQGNLQQQQGAPSPDKLVKILGPK; encoded by the coding sequence ATGTTTAACCGCAAACTGCTAAACCTGAGCGTAACCACCCTGCTGGGCGCCGCCCTGCTGCAATCGCCCCTGCTGCACGCTGAAGAATGGCCGGCTCCGATCAAGAAGATTGAAGCCAAGGGCGCAAAAATCATTGGCAGTTTCGACGCACCCAGCGGCATGCATGGCTATGCCGCCCAGTATCAGAACCGTGGCATGGCCCTGTATCTGACCCCTGACGGCAAAAACGTACTGGTGGGTAATTTGTATGACGCCAACGGCAACGACCTGAGCCTGGCACCGCTGCAAAAGCTGGTGTACGAGCCGATGGCCAAGCAGGTCTGGGCCAATATGGAAAAGAGCAACTGGATTGCCGACGGCAAAAAAGATGCGCCGCGCATCGTTTACCTGTTCAGCGACCCGAACTGCCCGTACTGCAACATGTTCTGGGAACAGGCCCGGCCATGGGTTGATTCGGGCAAGGTGCAACTGCGCCACATCATGGTCGGCATCATCCGCGAAGACAGCCCGGCAAAATCTGCCGCATTGCTGGCTGCCAAAGACCCTCAGCAAGCCCTGCACGAACATGAGCAGGCCGGCAAAGCCAGCAAGCTCAAGCCGCTGACCAAGATCCCGGCTGACGTCCAGGCCAAGCTGGACGCCAATGCACAGTTGATGACCGACCTCGATGTGTCAGCGACCCCGGCGATTTTCTACCTCGACGAACAAGGCAACCTGCAGCAGCAGCAAGGTGCACCTTCGCCGGACAAACTGGTAAAAATCCTCGGTCCCAAATAA
- a CDS encoding RNA polymerase factor sigma-70 encodes MTEQVSTSRCDSPLLQAFVDNRLTLVKIAARITGCRSRAEDVVQDAFFRLQSAPQITSSFKAQLSYLFQIVRNLAIDHYRKQALEQKYSGTEEEGLNVVIHGASPETSHINFSTLERIAVALTELPNRTRYAFEMYRLHGVQQKDIAKQLGVSPTLVNFMIRDALVHCRRVSGTQPDTFARR; translated from the coding sequence ATGACGGAACAAGTGTCCACAAGCAGGTGCGACTCACCCTTACTTCAAGCCTTTGTAGATAATCGGCTGACACTGGTCAAAATCGCAGCCCGTATCACCGGCTGCCGATCCAGGGCTGAAGACGTGGTTCAGGATGCTTTCTTCCGCTTGCAGTCAGCGCCGCAGATCACTTCTTCATTCAAGGCGCAACTGAGTTACTTGTTTCAGATCGTACGCAACCTGGCGATTGACCATTACCGCAAACAGGCCCTCGAACAGAAGTATTCGGGCACAGAAGAGGAAGGCTTGAATGTGGTCATTCACGGCGCATCACCGGAAACCTCGCATATCAACTTTTCGACCCTTGAGCGCATCGCTGTAGCGCTGACCGAACTGCCGAATCGCACGCGCTATGCGTTCGAAATGTACCGTCTGCACGGGGTGCAGCAAAAGGACATCGCCAAGCAATTGGGTGTCTCGCCGACACTGGTGAACTTCATGATTCGTGATGCGCTGGTTCATTGCCGCAGAGTGTCGGGAACCCAGCCCGACACCTTTGCAAGACGCTGA
- the dsbD gene encoding protein-disulfide reductase DsbD has protein sequence MRLLMTLLLVCFAGLAQAKGTGDPFAQPDFLPANKAFEFSSEALQSGETRLHWKIADTYYLYQKRFKFDGLDEAHKPALPQGLEHSDEFFGETQVYRGSVELLIPAGASGQVKVSWQGCADAGLCYPPQSQTLDLGGTAPVAAQGQAQDQSLAASLQQRSLGWSLLLFFGLGLLLAFTPCSLPMLPILAGLVVGSGASAGRGFAVAGSYVISMALVYAGLGVLAALLGANLQALLQQPWLLGSFAALFVVLSLPMFGFFELQLPAALRDRLENAGRGRKGGSLLGAGILGALSGLLVGPCMTAPLAGALLYIAQSGNAVQGGLVLFVMGLGIGVPLLLLVTVGSRFLPKPGAWMNLMKGLFGFLFLGTALLLIRPVLDESLWLGLWGVLLILVACSLWQQAQTFLRARALFNPLSLLAGLWGGLLLVGAAGGGSDLWQPLQVYTAKTVASSNANTAHDAFITLKDPASLERELASAKEQGQWVLLDYYADWCVSCKVMEKQVFAKPQVMQALQGVRLLRLDVTADNVASRELLGRYQVPGPPSFIWIGPDAVERRAQRITGEVNAETFLNNWNATRELL, from the coding sequence ATGCGTTTGTTGATGACTTTGTTGCTGGTGTGTTTCGCCGGCCTGGCTCAAGCCAAGGGCACGGGTGATCCTTTTGCACAGCCCGACTTTCTGCCTGCCAATAAAGCCTTCGAGTTCAGCTCTGAAGCCCTGCAATCCGGCGAAACCCGTCTGCACTGGAAGATTGCCGATACCTATTACCTGTACCAGAAACGCTTCAAGTTTGACGGCCTGGACGAGGCACACAAGCCTGCGTTGCCTCAAGGGCTGGAGCACAGTGACGAGTTTTTTGGCGAAACCCAGGTGTATCGGGGCAGCGTTGAATTGCTGATTCCGGCAGGTGCCAGCGGCCAGGTCAAAGTCAGCTGGCAAGGCTGTGCCGATGCCGGCCTGTGCTACCCGCCGCAAAGCCAGACCCTGGATCTGGGCGGCACTGCGCCGGTCGCAGCGCAAGGCCAGGCTCAGGACCAGTCCCTGGCCGCCAGCTTGCAACAGCGTTCGCTGGGCTGGAGTTTATTGCTGTTTTTCGGCCTGGGCCTGCTACTGGCCTTTACCCCGTGCTCGTTGCCGATGCTGCCGATTCTGGCCGGACTGGTAGTGGGCAGCGGTGCCAGCGCCGGACGCGGTTTTGCGGTGGCGGGCAGTTATGTCATCAGCATGGCGCTGGTGTATGCCGGGCTCGGCGTACTCGCCGCATTGCTGGGCGCCAACTTGCAGGCACTGCTGCAACAGCCCTGGTTGCTGGGCAGTTTTGCCGCACTGTTTGTCGTGTTGTCGCTCCCCATGTTTGGCTTCTTCGAATTGCAGCTGCCCGCAGCGCTGCGTGACCGGCTGGAAAACGCCGGGCGCGGACGCAAAGGTGGCAGCCTGCTGGGCGCGGGCATTCTTGGCGCGCTCTCCGGTTTGCTGGTCGGCCCGTGCATGACCGCCCCGCTGGCAGGCGCCCTGCTGTACATCGCGCAAAGCGGCAATGCCGTGCAAGGCGGCCTGGTGCTGTTTGTCATGGGGCTCGGCATCGGGGTGCCGCTATTGCTGCTGGTCACCGTAGGCAGTCGCTTCCTGCCCAAACCCGGGGCCTGGATGAACCTGATGAAAGGCCTGTTCGGCTTCCTGTTCCTGGGCACTGCCCTGCTGCTGATCCGCCCGGTGCTCGACGAGTCCCTGTGGCTCGGACTGTGGGGCGTGCTGCTGATTCTGGTGGCATGCAGCCTGTGGCAACAGGCGCAGACGTTCCTGCGCGCCAGGGCCCTGTTCAACCCGTTGAGCCTGCTGGCGGGTTTATGGGGCGGCCTGTTGCTGGTGGGAGCCGCCGGGGGTGGCTCCGATCTGTGGCAACCGTTACAGGTGTATACCGCCAAAACAGTCGCCAGCAGCAACGCAAACACGGCCCATGATGCCTTTATCACCCTCAAGGACCCCGCCAGCCTGGAGCGCGAACTGGCCAGTGCCAAAGAGCAGGGGCAATGGGTGTTGCTGGATTACTACGCCGACTGGTGTGTGTCATGCAAAGTCATGGAGAAACAGGTGTTTGCCAAACCGCAGGTGATGCAGGCCCTGCAAGGTGTGCGCCTGTTGCGTCTGGACGTGACCGCCGATAATGTCGCCAGCCGCGAATTGCTCGGCCGCTATCAAGTGCCGGGGCCACCCAGTTTCATCTGGATCGGTCCCGACGCTGTTGAGCGCCGCGCACAACGCATCACCGGCGAAGTCAACGCCGAGACCTTTTTGAATAACTGGAACGCCACCCGGGAACTCCTTTAA
- a CDS encoding TlpA disulfide reductase family protein, which yields MLTLTIGSFALAINHLLLILALALATLVGWRVAKRGGENPESALFSLFLLGLLVARIGFVISYWRYFQKDLLQILDLRDGGFVLWPGLLAVVVGALIWGWRRPGLRRPLGWGLGAGLAFWLLATFSSSLYEQGTRMPEIVLRNASGESVQLSSYQGGPLVINLWATWCPPCRREMPVLQNAQHHHQDITFLFVNQGESMQSVSTFLETQGLNLSNVLFDSGGQLAQKVGSMALPTTLFYSPEGRLLGSHLGELSEASLARALESFDQNNSMSAHQADPARNLQKCLTANC from the coding sequence ATGCTCACCCTGACCATTGGTTCGTTTGCCCTGGCCATCAACCACCTGCTGCTGATACTGGCGCTCGCCCTGGCGACGCTGGTGGGGTGGCGGGTGGCCAAACGCGGCGGCGAAAACCCGGAGTCAGCGTTGTTCAGCCTGTTTTTGCTGGGTTTGCTGGTAGCCCGAATCGGCTTTGTAATCAGCTACTGGCGCTACTTCCAGAAAGACCTGCTGCAGATTCTCGACCTGCGCGACGGTGGTTTTGTGTTGTGGCCGGGGTTACTGGCAGTCGTGGTCGGTGCGCTGATCTGGGGCTGGCGTCGCCCGGGGCTGCGACGCCCGTTGGGCTGGGGGCTGGGCGCTGGCCTGGCGTTCTGGCTGCTGGCCACGTTCTCGTCCAGCCTCTACGAGCAAGGAACACGCATGCCGGAAATCGTGCTGCGCAATGCCAGTGGCGAATCGGTGCAATTGAGCAGCTACCAGGGCGGCCCTCTGGTGATCAACCTGTGGGCCACCTGGTGCCCGCCGTGCCGGCGGGAAATGCCGGTGCTGCAAAACGCCCAGCATCACCATCAGGACATCACCTTCCTGTTCGTTAATCAGGGCGAAAGCATGCAGAGCGTCAGCACCTTCCTGGAGACCCAGGGTCTGAACCTTAGCAACGTGCTGTTCGACAGCGGCGGCCAACTGGCACAAAAAGTCGGCTCGATGGCCCTGCCGACTACCCTGTTCTACAGCCCTGAAGGTCGCCTGCTGGGCAGTCACCTGGGCGAGCTGTCAGAAGCCAGCCTGGCCCGCGCGCTGGAAAGCTTTGATCAGAACAATTCAATGTCGGCCCACCAGGCCGACCCTGCTAGGAATCTGCAAAAATGTTTAACCGCAAACTGCTAA
- the cycA gene encoding D-serine/D-alanine/glycine transporter, whose product MKDSTLDHRPDGEEPELKRSLSNRHIQLIAIGGAIGTGLFMGSGKTISLAGPSIIFVYMIIGFMLFFVMRAMGELLLSNLNYKSFIDFSADLLGPRAGYFTGWTYWFCWIVTGIADVIAISGYTQFWFPDIPLWLPAIACVALLLSLNLITVKMFGELEFWFAMIKIVAICALVCTGLYMVVTAFQSPTGNTASVANLWNDGGMFPHGLMGFFAGFQIAVFAFVGIELVGTTAAETKNPERNLPRAINSIPLRIIMFYVFALIAILAVTPWRDVVANKSPFVELFMLAGLPAAAGIINFVVLTSAASSANSGVFSTSRMLFGLALEGEAPRKFKILSRRAVPSNGLIFSCICLLAGALVIYLVPNLMDAFTLITTVSATLFMFVWTMILLSYLAYRKKSDHLHQASHYKMPGGKVMVWVCLTFFVFILVLLALEDDTRQALYLVPVWFVVLGLAYRSVRRNKMLAHDR is encoded by the coding sequence ATGAAGGATTCAACGCTTGATCACCGACCTGACGGGGAAGAACCAGAGCTCAAACGCAGTCTGTCCAATCGTCACATTCAACTGATCGCCATTGGCGGAGCCATCGGTACGGGCCTGTTCATGGGCTCGGGCAAAACCATCAGCCTCGCCGGTCCCTCGATCATCTTTGTCTACATGATCATCGGTTTCATGCTGTTTTTCGTCATGCGCGCCATGGGCGAATTGCTTTTATCCAACCTCAATTACAAGTCTTTCATAGATTTTTCAGCTGACCTGCTGGGCCCCAGAGCTGGCTACTTTACCGGCTGGACATACTGGTTTTGCTGGATCGTGACAGGCATTGCCGATGTCATCGCCATCTCCGGCTACACCCAGTTCTGGTTCCCCGACATCCCCCTGTGGTTGCCTGCAATTGCTTGTGTGGCCTTACTGCTGTCGCTGAATCTGATCACGGTGAAAATGTTCGGTGAGCTGGAGTTCTGGTTCGCCATGATCAAGATCGTGGCTATTTGCGCGTTGGTCTGTACCGGCCTCTACATGGTGGTTACCGCTTTTCAGTCGCCGACCGGCAACACGGCTTCGGTGGCCAACCTGTGGAATGACGGCGGCATGTTCCCCCATGGCTTGATGGGCTTCTTCGCCGGCTTTCAAATTGCTGTCTTTGCCTTTGTCGGCATTGAGCTGGTAGGTACAACCGCTGCCGAAACCAAGAACCCGGAACGCAATTTGCCACGGGCGATCAATTCAATCCCGCTGCGCATCATCATGTTTTATGTGTTCGCGTTGATTGCGATCCTGGCCGTTACTCCATGGCGCGATGTAGTCGCCAACAAAAGCCCCTTCGTCGAACTCTTCATGCTTGCCGGTCTGCCGGCTGCCGCAGGCATCATCAACTTTGTGGTACTGACCTCTGCGGCCTCATCGGCCAACAGCGGCGTGTTCTCCACCAGCCGGATGCTGTTCGGCCTGGCACTGGAGGGCGAAGCCCCGCGCAAGTTCAAGATCCTTTCCCGGCGCGCAGTGCCCTCCAACGGCCTGATCTTTTCCTGCATCTGTCTGTTGGCGGGTGCGCTGGTGATTTATCTGGTGCCGAACCTGATGGATGCATTCACCCTGATCACCACTGTCTCGGCGACCCTGTTCATGTTTGTGTGGACGATGATCCTGCTGTCCTACCTGGCGTATCGCAAAAAAAGCGATCACCTGCACCAGGCATCGCACTACAAAATGCCGGGTGGCAAGGTCATGGTCTGGGTTTGCCTGACCTTCTTTGTCTTCATCCTGGTATTGCTTGCCCTGGAGGACGATACCCGTCAGGCGCTGTACCTGGTGCCGGTCTGGTTCGTGGTGCTGGGCCTGGCCTACCGTTCAGTACGCCGCAACAAGATGTTGGCCCACGACCGCTAA
- a CDS encoding ATP-binding protein: MMSMRLRLSLTIGSAFVLVWALAAAWMLSDLRQQMMFSLDQRLVASARMVAGLLEQLPQLPVKGEGTHFSAEQLTIPGGMACQVSSLRGEILARSHNNPDQPMQSAAAGFHDQTIDGATWRTFTLDRGDVRITTADRQVEREALNLSVLLAASVPVGMALMVCLLLLWLGIGQGLAPLQRMRAALMRRDADSLQPLQIEPLPSELKPLLDSQNQLFARIAKAIERERRLTGDAAHELRSPLTAIKTHLQVARMTDGAAREQSLAHAETAADRLHRTLEQLLLLARVEGSLSFDDGVQCSAEQVARLAIHDAASGAAERIDLQLPEGLPGTALQVPSVLAIAALRNLLDNALRHTPADTQVELSLRVEGPYVHFVVRDHGPGIPPETLQHMTQRFWRNGNSNGCGLGLAIVQAIVERCGGDLSFDSRADGLRVELRMPLQTA, encoded by the coding sequence ATGATGAGCATGCGACTGCGTTTGAGCCTGACCATCGGCTCGGCGTTCGTGCTGGTCTGGGCCCTGGCCGCAGCCTGGATGCTCAGCGATCTGCGCCAGCAAATGATGTTCTCCCTTGATCAACGACTGGTGGCTTCGGCGCGGATGGTGGCCGGGCTGCTGGAGCAGTTGCCGCAATTGCCGGTCAAGGGCGAGGGGACCCATTTCAGTGCCGAACAACTGACCATCCCAGGCGGCATGGCCTGCCAGGTCAGTTCTTTGCGCGGCGAGATTCTGGCCCGCAGTCACAACAATCCGGACCAGCCGATGCAGTCCGCGGCGGCCGGTTTTCATGATCAGACCATCGATGGCGCCACCTGGCGCACCTTCACCCTGGATCGCGGCGATGTGCGGATCACCACCGCGGACCGCCAGGTTGAGCGCGAAGCGCTGAACCTCTCGGTATTGCTCGCGGCTTCGGTGCCGGTGGGCATGGCGTTGATGGTGTGCCTGCTGCTGTTGTGGCTGGGCATCGGCCAGGGGCTGGCGCCACTGCAGCGCATGCGTGCCGCCCTGATGCGGCGCGATGCCGATTCGCTGCAACCCTTGCAGATAGAACCGCTGCCCAGCGAACTGAAACCGCTGCTCGACTCCCAGAACCAGTTATTTGCACGCATCGCCAAAGCCATTGAGCGTGAGCGGCGCCTCACAGGTGATGCCGCCCATGAACTGCGCAGCCCCCTGACGGCGATCAAAACCCACCTGCAGGTGGCGCGCATGACCGATGGCGCCGCGCGTGAGCAGTCCCTGGCCCACGCTGAAACCGCGGCTGACCGCTTGCATCGCACTCTCGAACAGTTGCTGTTGCTGGCGCGGGTGGAGGGCAGCCTGTCCTTCGATGACGGCGTGCAGTGTTCGGCCGAGCAAGTGGCACGGCTGGCGATCCATGATGCGGCGAGTGGCGCGGCTGAGCGCATTGACCTGCAACTGCCTGAAGGGCTGCCGGGCACTGCACTGCAAGTGCCTTCGGTACTGGCGATTGCCGCACTGCGCAATTTGCTGGATAACGCCCTGCGCCATACCCCGGCTGATACCCAGGTTGAATTGTCGCTGCGGGTTGAAGGCCCTTACGTGCATTTTGTGGTGCGCGACCACGGCCCGGGCATCCCGCCAGAAACCCTGCAGCACATGACCCAGCGCTTCTGGCGCAATGGCAACAGCAATGGCTGCGGCCTGGGCCTGGCCATCGTGCAAGCGATAGTCGAGCGTTGTGGCGGCGACCTGAGTTTTGATAGTCGGGCCGACGGTTTGCGGGTTGAACTGCGCATGCCATTGCAAACCGCGTGA
- a CDS encoding response regulator, with amino-acid sequence MHVLVCEDDELIASGIVAGLTAQGLTVEHVGTAAAARAMLKVAEFDVMVLDLGLPDEDGLKLLQQLRQQGFELPVLVLTARDSVTDRVDGLQAGADDYLLKPFDLRELAARLHTLLRRVAGRSVNLIEHGQLSYDPSSRVTLLAGQPVDLSRREQALLQALLHNRGRVLSSEQLKDSIYGFGDELESNALNVHIHHLRRKLGNGIVETVRGLGYRLGPADGVGQP; translated from the coding sequence ATGCATGTACTGGTTTGCGAAGACGACGAACTGATTGCCAGCGGCATTGTGGCAGGGCTCACGGCTCAAGGCCTGACGGTGGAACACGTCGGCACGGCCGCAGCGGCCAGGGCCATGCTCAAAGTGGCAGAGTTCGATGTGATGGTGCTCGATCTTGGCCTGCCGGATGAAGACGGCCTCAAGCTGCTGCAACAGTTGCGTCAGCAAGGCTTCGAGCTGCCGGTATTGGTGCTTACCGCGCGCGACTCGGTGACGGACCGGGTCGATGGCCTGCAAGCCGGAGCCGATGATTACCTGCTTAAACCCTTTGATCTGCGCGAGCTCGCAGCCCGTTTGCACACCCTGTTACGCCGGGTGGCCGGGCGCAGCGTCAATCTGATCGAGCATGGTCAGTTGAGCTATGACCCCAGCAGCCGCGTGACCCTGCTTGCCGGTCAGCCGGTGGACCTTTCGCGTCGCGAGCAGGCGCTGTTGCAAGCCTTGCTGCACAACCGTGGCCGGGTCCTGTCCAGCGAGCAACTCAAGGACAGCATCTATGGCTTTGGCGACGAACTGGAGAGCAATGCCTTGAACGTGCATATCCATCACCTGCGCCGAAAGCTGGGCAATGGCATCGTTGAAACCGTTCGTGGTCTGGGCTATCGCCTGGGCCCGGCCGACGGTGTCGGGCAGCCATGA
- a CDS encoding substrate-binding periplasmic protein, whose translation MALKCLPVWMVHCALLSLSALFQTPVWAVQEVRVGAAHFPPYTVRPEIGVDTGLLPQLLDALNQLQADYHFVIVPTSNARRYREFEQGRMDMVLFENPTWGWNTIAHNPVDMGLEDVEVFVAKHQPGRGQAYFDDLANKRLALFNGYHYAFAGFKTSPQFLSATFNASLTYSHAANLQMVLRGRADIALITRSHLIDLLNKNPQIEPMVLVSDRVDYIYHHYALLSPQAPIQGQQLAKMLQALRDNGQFASIFAPYKIAAVPAQVPGARPVP comes from the coding sequence ATGGCTTTGAAGTGTTTGCCAGTGTGGATGGTCCATTGCGCATTGTTATCCTTAAGTGCGCTTTTTCAGACGCCAGTCTGGGCTGTCCAGGAAGTCAGAGTGGGGGCGGCCCATTTTCCGCCCTATACCGTGCGCCCGGAGATCGGTGTCGATACCGGCCTGTTGCCGCAGTTGCTCGATGCCCTGAACCAGCTGCAAGCCGACTATCACTTCGTCATTGTTCCGACCTCTAACGCACGGCGCTATCGTGAGTTCGAGCAGGGGCGCATGGACATGGTGCTCTTCGAAAACCCCACCTGGGGCTGGAATACCATTGCCCATAACCCGGTAGACATGGGGCTTGAAGATGTCGAAGTGTTTGTCGCCAAGCACCAGCCTGGTCGCGGCCAAGCGTATTTTGACGACCTTGCCAATAAACGGCTGGCGCTCTTTAACGGCTATCACTACGCCTTTGCCGGCTTCAAGACCTCGCCCCAGTTCTTGAGCGCCACATTCAACGCCAGCCTGACTTACTCCCACGCCGCCAATTTACAGATGGTTCTACGCGGGCGGGCAGATATCGCGCTGATTACCCGCTCCCATCTCATCGACCTGCTGAATAAAAACCCGCAGATCGAGCCGATGGTCCTGGTGTCCGATCGTGTCGACTACATCTACCATCACTACGCCTTGCTGAGTCCGCAAGCGCCTATCCAGGGCCAGCAGCTTGCGAAGATGTTGCAGGCGCTTCGTGACAATGGCCAGTTCGCATCGATTTTTGCCCCTTACAAGATTGCCGCTGTACCCGCGCAGGTACCCGGCGCTCGACCGGTGCCTTAA
- a CDS encoding metal ABC transporter substrate-binding protein: MFTLRKLTLALAIAGLLSTLLQAADTAGGAPLRILASLPITYGLGQLLVKDSNVTLERAAAANLPGSRQSAYFSGRGAPALQQLAVNADAVIGLRSVWRDDPLYPMARRSNIRIVEVDAARPVDGSLPGIALQPGNHPDGLNSQPWLASNNMGRMADVIAADLVRLAPSAKTQIEANLANLKQRLLKLSADSEARLAGADNLTVVSLSDRLDYLTGGLNLERVEVQHKGDEPWTPQALKALSQTLKDNDVALVLDHRPPCAALQAAVTEGGSELVVVSADGADPVTALQSTVDAIVKVLTTAT; the protein is encoded by the coding sequence ATGTTTACTCTACGCAAACTGACTCTGGCACTGGCCATCGCCGGCCTGCTCAGCACCCTGCTGCAGGCGGCCGACACGGCTGGCGGTGCACCGCTGCGAATCCTCGCCAGCCTGCCGATTACTTACGGCCTGGGCCAGTTGCTGGTCAAAGACAGCAACGTCACCCTGGAGCGGGCCGCCGCAGCCAATCTGCCCGGCAGTCGGCAAAGTGCTTACTTCAGTGGTCGCGGCGCACCGGCCCTGCAGCAGCTGGCGGTCAATGCCGATGCAGTGATCGGTCTGCGCTCGGTGTGGCGCGACGACCCGCTCTACCCGATGGCGCGGCGCAGCAATATCCGTATCGTCGAAGTCGACGCCGCGCGCCCGGTGGACGGCAGCTTGCCGGGCATCGCGCTGCAGCCGGGCAATCACCCCGACGGGCTGAACAGCCAGCCCTGGCTGGCCAGTAACAATATGGGGCGCATGGCTGACGTGATTGCGGCGGACCTGGTGCGCCTGGCACCGTCCGCCAAAACGCAGATTGAAGCCAACCTTGCCAACCTCAAGCAGCGACTGCTCAAACTCAGTGCTGACAGCGAGGCCAGGCTGGCCGGGGCTGACAACCTGACGGTGGTGAGCTTGTCGGACCGACTGGATTACTTGACCGGCGGCCTGAACCTGGAGCGGGTCGAGGTACAGCACAAAGGCGATGAGCCATGGACGCCCCAGGCACTAAAGGCCTTGAGCCAGACCCTGAAGGACAATGACGTAGCCTTGGTGCTGGATCATCGCCCACCGTGCGCAGCGTTGCAGGCAGCGGTGACTGAAGGCGGCAGCGAACTGGTGGTAGTCAGCGCCGATGGCGCCGACCCGGTGACGGCACTGCAAAGCACTGTCGACGCGATTGTGAAAGTGCTGACCACGGCCACGTAA